The Bacteroidota bacterium genome contains a region encoding:
- a CDS encoding response regulator transcription factor, whose protein sequence is MIRVHIADDHAIVRRGLVDIINEAIDLSVSGEAADGNTLIALLRETECDVVVLDLSMPGVSGLDLIKHLKGAYPKLPLLVLSAHPEDQYAVRVLRAGASGYLTKESALSDLVRAIRRVASGGRYVTPALAETLLTHLDSEPGQALHEGLSDREYQVLCRIASGKQVSEIADELTLSVKTISTYRSRMLQKMGMKSNAELTRYAIKNGLVD, encoded by the coding sequence ATGATCCGTGTTCATATCGCCGACGACCATGCTATTGTTCGGCGTGGCCTGGTCGACATCATCAACGAGGCGATCGATCTGAGCGTGAGCGGGGAAGCAGCAGACGGAAACACGCTGATCGCACTGCTGAGGGAGACTGAGTGCGACGTGGTGGTGCTCGACTTAAGCATGCCTGGCGTGAGCGGCCTCGACCTCATCAAGCACCTCAAGGGCGCATATCCCAAACTGCCGCTCCTCGTCCTCTCTGCGCACCCTGAGGACCAATATGCGGTGCGAGTCCTTCGCGCAGGCGCCTCAGGCTATCTCACAAAGGAAAGCGCACTCAGCGACCTCGTCCGCGCAATCCGCCGCGTGGCCTCCGGGGGGCGATACGTCACGCCCGCACTCGCTGAAACGCTGCTCACGCACCTCGACAGTGAACCGGGGCAAGCCTTGCATGAAGGCCTCTCGGACCGTGAATATCAGGTGCTATGCCGCATCGCTTCGGGCAAGCAGGTGAGCGAGATTGCCGATGAGTTGACGCTGAGCGTGAAGACCATCAGCACGTACCGCTCCCGCATGCTTCAGAAAATGGGCATGAAGAGCAATGCCGAGCTGACGCGTTACGCCATTAAGAACGGCTTGGTCGACTAG
- the proC gene encoding pyrroline-5-carboxylate reductase, giving the protein MLADHTFAVLGAGNIGRALIGGLLRGGDVRPEQLHATRRNPFALDALLEQFPGIHAGTDNAEAVRGATVVILAVKPQNLDAVMDAVRDDVPADALVLSILAGLTTDALCDALGQPLAVVRAMPNTPALVDEAATAITPGTHATEVHIAVAREIFAAVGPTVEVLPEYLMDAVTGLSGSGPAYIYMVIEALTDGGVKMGLPRPQALRLAAQTVYGAAKLVLETGLHPAILRDQVTTPGGTTIAAIAELERHGLRPMLIEAVGTATARSQALRERD; this is encoded by the coding sequence GTGCTTGCTGACCACACCTTTGCCGTGCTCGGAGCCGGCAACATCGGCCGTGCGCTCATCGGCGGCCTCCTCCGCGGCGGCGATGTGCGCCCTGAACAACTCCACGCCACGCGCCGCAACCCGTTCGCCCTCGACGCGCTCCTGGAGCAGTTTCCAGGCATCCATGCTGGCACGGACAACGCCGAGGCCGTCCGCGGCGCGACCGTCGTGATCCTCGCCGTGAAGCCGCAGAACCTCGACGCGGTCATGGACGCCGTCCGCGACGATGTGCCCGCCGACGCACTCGTGCTGTCGATCCTCGCCGGGTTGACTACCGACGCGCTCTGCGACGCACTCGGGCAGCCGCTCGCTGTCGTTCGAGCAATGCCGAACACGCCTGCCCTCGTCGATGAGGCCGCCACGGCCATCACGCCGGGAACCCACGCCACGGAAGTGCACATCGCGGTGGCGAGAGAGATTTTTGCCGCCGTCGGCCCTACGGTCGAGGTCCTGCCCGAGTACCTCATGGACGCCGTGACGGGTCTCTCCGGCAGCGGCCCGGCGTACATCTACATGGTTATCGAGGCGCTCACGGACGGCGGCGTGAAGATGGGGCTGCCGCGTCCGCAGGCACTCAGACTCGCTGCCCAGACGGTCTACGGCGCGGCGAAGCTCGTGCTGGAGACGGGCCTCCACCCGGCGATCCTTCGCGACCAGGTGACGACGCCCGGCGGCACCACCATCGCCGCCATCGCCGAATTGGAGCGCCACGGCCTTCGCCCGATGCTCATTGAGGCAGTTGGCACGGCCACAGCCCGCTCGCAGGCACTCCGGGAGCGCGACTGA
- the argS gene encoding arginine--tRNA ligase: MTDYLAQQIRAALATYPSAPDGFDAAALDPEFQTPNNPEHGDLASNVALKLAKPLRSNPRQIAQHLADALNESADPKRIAAVEVAGPGFLNFRFSTAYLYDGVAEILAQGNAYGRAERNGQTALVEYVSANPTGPLTVGHGRNAVLGDTIANLLDWTGYDVTREYYFNDAGRQMRVLAQSVMARYEALVNPDVPTKTLEGGLVVPESFPDDGYQGDYIQTIAEAVRAEHGDDVLGRNDAQTLFKDAATAAIFGDIEQTMRRIGIPVGDDPQGRAPMQYFNEHSLYASNAVWDAVEELRAKDLAYDKDGAVWFKTGELGKVVTNKDGEEEAKDTVLVKSSGEPTYRLPDIAYHLDKLNRGFDKAVDIFGADHIATYPDVVRGVEALGGDASKIEVLVYQFVTLVRDGQEVKMSTRKATYVTLDELMDEINEAICEKAASEEVDIELTDSAGPDVVRFYFQMLSPNTHLNFDLNEATEASFKNPVFYLQYAHARIRSIQRKAEDQGLAFDPESVDWSALTHPSEVSLMKVLPKFADAISDATKSMGPHRLVTYLREVATEYSRFNNDCFILREPEEVALPRLALSEAARQVLNNGLTILGISAPERM; this comes from the coding sequence GTGACTGACTACCTCGCCCAGCAGATCCGCGCGGCGCTCGCTACCTATCCTAGTGCGCCGGATGGCTTCGACGCGGCGGCACTCGACCCTGAGTTCCAGACGCCGAACAACCCCGAGCATGGCGACCTTGCCTCGAACGTGGCGCTCAAGCTCGCCAAGCCGCTGCGCTCGAACCCGCGCCAGATCGCGCAACACCTCGCCGATGCGCTGAACGAGAGCGCTGACCCGAAGCGCATCGCGGCCGTGGAAGTCGCAGGGCCGGGCTTCTTGAACTTTCGCTTTTCGACCGCCTACCTCTACGATGGCGTCGCGGAGATCCTGGCGCAGGGCAATGCCTACGGGCGCGCCGAGCGCAACGGCCAGACCGCGCTCGTGGAGTACGTCTCCGCCAACCCGACCGGCCCGCTCACGGTTGGTCACGGGCGCAACGCGGTCCTCGGCGACACGATCGCCAACCTCCTCGACTGGACCGGCTACGACGTCACACGCGAGTACTACTTCAACGACGCAGGCCGCCAGATGCGCGTCCTCGCGCAGTCGGTGATGGCGCGCTACGAGGCGCTCGTCAACCCCGACGTGCCGACGAAGACGCTCGAAGGCGGGCTCGTCGTCCCGGAGAGCTTCCCCGACGACGGCTACCAGGGCGACTACATCCAGACCATCGCCGAGGCCGTCCGCGCTGAGCACGGCGACGATGTGCTCGGCCGGAATGACGCCCAGACGCTCTTCAAGGACGCTGCCACAGCCGCCATTTTCGGCGACATCGAACAGACGATGCGGCGCATCGGCATACCCGTGGGCGACGATCCGCAGGGCCGTGCGCCGATGCAGTACTTCAACGAGCACAGCCTCTACGCCTCCAACGCCGTGTGGGACGCCGTCGAGGAGCTGCGCGCCAAGGACCTCGCCTACGACAAGGACGGGGCGGTCTGGTTCAAGACCGGCGAGCTTGGCAAAGTCGTCACCAACAAAGACGGCGAGGAAGAGGCGAAGGACACCGTCCTCGTAAAGTCGTCCGGCGAGCCGACCTACCGGCTGCCCGACATTGCCTACCACCTCGACAAGCTGAATCGCGGCTTCGACAAGGCCGTCGACATCTTCGGAGCCGACCACATCGCGACCTATCCCGACGTGGTACGCGGCGTCGAAGCGCTCGGCGGTGACGCGTCGAAGATTGAGGTGCTCGTCTACCAGTTCGTCACGCTCGTCCGCGACGGCCAGGAAGTCAAGATGAGCACGCGGAAGGCGACCTACGTGACGCTAGACGAACTCATGGACGAGATCAACGAAGCGATTTGCGAAAAGGCAGCGAGCGAGGAGGTCGACATCGAACTGACAGACTCTGCGGGTCCTGACGTCGTCCGTTTCTACTTTCAGATGCTTTCGCCAAACACCCACCTCAATTTTGACCTGAACGAGGCAACGGAGGCAAGCTTCAAGAACCCTGTCTTCTATCTCCAATACGCGCACGCTCGGATTAGGTCGATCCAGAGAAAAGCAGAAGACCAGGGGCTAGCGTTCGACCCTGAGTCGGTTGATTGGTCCGCGCTGACACATCCCAGTGAAGTCAGCCTAATGAAGGTGCTCCCAAAGTTCGCTGACGCAATATCTGATGCGACCAAGTCGATGGGGCCGCACCGGCTAGTGACGTACCTGCGCGAAGTGGCCACCGAGTACAGCCGGTTCAACAACGACTGTTTTATTCTGCGCGAGCCTGAGGAAGTCGCCCTACCTCGTTTGGCGTTGTCTGAAGCGGCCCGCCAGGTACTCAACAACGGCCTCACCATCCTCGGCATCAGCGCGCCGGAGCGGATGTAG
- a CDS encoding AraC family transcriptional regulator has product MTSLFARKVVAAADDRVDRVALLNSVGLTREGPPDPAYMLKAADYYDFFERVALADGHGLTLPLRAGASMRCNDYGALGLAMKSALTLGGTFERAARYVIVLTNVAQYEVERTSGGAFMHLHREGERRLGMRLSNEATLASFVAIAREVSAAPFQLKAVYLRHAAPSSAREHEAYFGCPVHFDADHDALEMSSETLRAPNKLGDAGLVRFFDTHLDAEVAAIDDGAPLARQVHDFVTTSLSEGIPTLSAVARLLGMSGRTLQRRLADEGHSYQTLVDEARRRLARRLLKDTDSSLAEVAFMTGFSEQSAFTRAFKRWAGQTPRSFRLSAQGQV; this is encoded by the coding sequence ATGACCTCGCTGTTCGCGCGCAAGGTAGTGGCGGCGGCGGACGATCGCGTGGATCGTGTTGCCTTGCTGAACTCGGTTGGCCTCACCCGGGAGGGCCCGCCCGATCCCGCCTACATGCTGAAGGCGGCAGACTATTACGACTTTTTTGAGCGGGTGGCGCTGGCCGACGGCCACGGCTTGACGCTCCCGCTTCGGGCGGGCGCCTCCATGCGTTGCAACGACTACGGCGCACTCGGCCTCGCGATGAAGTCGGCGCTGACGTTGGGCGGCACCTTCGAACGCGCTGCTCGCTATGTCATCGTGCTGACCAACGTGGCGCAATACGAGGTCGAGCGGACGAGCGGTGGCGCATTCATGCACCTGCACCGTGAGGGAGAGCGTCGCCTCGGCATGCGGCTCTCCAACGAGGCCACGCTGGCGAGCTTCGTCGCCATCGCACGCGAGGTGTCCGCGGCGCCCTTCCAACTGAAGGCGGTGTACCTCAGACACGCCGCTCCATCGTCTGCGCGGGAGCACGAGGCCTACTTCGGGTGCCCCGTGCACTTCGACGCCGACCACGATGCACTGGAAATGTCGTCAGAGACGCTGCGCGCGCCCAACAAGCTCGGCGACGCCGGGCTTGTCCGCTTCTTCGACACGCACCTCGACGCCGAGGTGGCGGCCATCGACGACGGCGCTCCGCTCGCGCGCCAGGTCCACGACTTCGTCACGACGAGCTTGAGTGAGGGCATCCCGACACTCTCGGCCGTAGCAAGGCTACTCGGAATGAGCGGCCGCACCCTCCAACGGCGCCTTGCCGATGAAGGGCATTCGTATCAGACGCTTGTCGACGAGGCGCGGCGAAGGCTGGCGAGACGGCTGCTGAAGGACACCGACAGTTCCCTCGCCGAGGTCGCATTTATGACGGGGTTCTCGGAGCAGAGTGCTTTCACGCGGGCGTTCAAGCGCTGGGCAGGCCAGACGCCGCGCTCCTTCCGGCTCAGCGCGCAGGGGCAAGTCTAG
- the tig gene encoding trigger factor, with translation MNTTVTAQNDVDYTLDIEASRIELEPRIDKVLRQQRKHVSMKGFRPGKVPLSVVRKMYGDAVAVQVAEELIGEAFKTEVEENDAYDVMGSPRLTELDYEPGEDLNARVMFGVRPAFELDAFADAEATKFTHDVTDEEIDADIERRRDDKAEEVDTPEGTAIGEDHIAVIDFQLVDKETDTPIIGKKQEDARVPLFNPDLRPALKEALLGKAVGDVFLVDLDSQSADPSGDEDAEEVDAEVDRFQVTVKQVQARELPELDEAFIEEATNGEAADLDSFKAFARAELEKRWARRSEEALEESLFRKTMERHDFEVPESVVETVLDQQVEDLEKRAGGQLPPHFDLAGFREERRGLARDQVRWMLVREKIMEADGLEVTEEDIDAEFMRIAQPPAPAEGDEEAEEREPIDVNLLRQFFASQPGAMDQMVTRLVNQRLFDALKSRFTITEKSRQDFDTDEE, from the coding sequence ATGAATACGACCGTCACCGCTCAAAACGATGTCGACTACACGCTCGACATCGAAGCCTCGCGCATCGAACTGGAGCCGCGCATCGACAAGGTGCTCCGCCAGCAGCGCAAGCACGTCTCGATGAAGGGCTTCCGCCCTGGCAAGGTGCCGCTCTCGGTCGTCCGCAAGATGTACGGCGATGCCGTGGCGGTCCAGGTTGCCGAAGAACTCATCGGCGAAGCGTTTAAGACGGAGGTTGAGGAGAACGACGCCTACGATGTGATGGGCAGCCCGCGTCTCACCGAACTCGACTACGAGCCCGGCGAGGACCTGAATGCCCGCGTCATGTTTGGCGTCCGCCCTGCTTTCGAGCTAGACGCCTTCGCGGACGCTGAGGCGACTAAGTTCACTCACGACGTGACCGACGAGGAAATCGATGCCGACATCGAGCGCCGCCGTGACGACAAGGCGGAGGAGGTCGACACGCCCGAAGGCACGGCCATCGGCGAGGACCACATCGCTGTGATCGACTTCCAACTCGTCGATAAGGAGACGGACACGCCGATCATCGGCAAGAAGCAGGAGGACGCCCGCGTCCCGCTCTTCAACCCCGACCTGCGTCCCGCTCTCAAGGAGGCTCTGCTCGGCAAGGCAGTCGGGGACGTCTTTTTGGTCGACCTCGACTCGCAGAGCGCGGATCCCTCGGGTGACGAGGATGCAGAGGAGGTGGACGCAGAGGTCGACCGTTTTCAGGTGACCGTCAAGCAGGTGCAGGCCCGCGAGCTTCCAGAGTTGGACGAGGCCTTCATTGAGGAGGCAACGAACGGCGAAGCGGCAGACCTTGATAGCTTCAAGGCGTTCGCCCGCGCGGAGCTCGAAAAGCGGTGGGCGCGTCGTTCGGAGGAGGCGCTCGAGGAATCGCTCTTCCGCAAAACCATGGAGCGGCACGACTTCGAGGTCCCAGAATCGGTCGTGGAGACGGTCCTCGACCAGCAGGTGGAGGATCTGGAGAAGCGAGCCGGAGGCCAACTGCCACCGCACTTCGACCTCGCCGGTTTTCGCGAGGAGCGCCGCGGACTCGCCCGCGACCAGGTTCGCTGGATGCTGGTCCGCGAGAAGATCATGGAGGCCGATGGCCTGGAGGTCACCGAGGAAGACATCGACGCCGAGTTCATGCGCATCGCGCAGCCGCCCGCGCCTGCCGAAGGTGACGAGGAAGCGGAGGAGCGCGAGCCCATCGACGTGAACCTGCTCCGGCAGTTCTTCGCCAGCCAGCCCGGCGCGATGGACCAGATGGTGACGCGCCTCGTCAACCAGCGCCTCTTTGACGCGCTCAAGAGCCGGTTCACGATCACCGAGAAGTCGCGCCAGGATTTCGACACGGACGAAGAGTAG
- a CDS encoding long-chain fatty acid--CoA ligase yields the protein MPALVDFSTLSQLFRRTSDHYADSGRAALTYKDKRTKEWTDLTWDEVRDQAEAFAGYLHSQGIRPGDRVAILSENRPEWAFTDLGAQLLGAVNVALYTTQPASQVSYIVQDSGATVLVVSTGVQVRKAEAILDECPALKRVLVMAEMRKDYPEAFVAWDDAMAEGAAYADEHAETLAAFSDAVQPDDLAALIYTSGTTGHPKGVMLTHRNFVSNVQAALQRFPITPDDTHLSFLPLSHAFERTAGYYLMLAAGGRIAYAESIDTVSKNLPEVSPTVFVSVPRLFERVYNLIQKSLQEGPAVKRRLFDWAVETGQKVAQKQMIGKEPGPLLAAQHAVAHKLVFSNLHEKLGGQLRFAVSGGAALPKKIGEFFQAAGVPLVEGYGLTETAPVLSASPLDRPAYGTVGHVFPGVTVGIRSVASGQLIAQVSGEDYPTTLNSGEGEIVARGPNLMRGYWQNDAATADVIDDEGWFHTGDIGRFENGNLRITDRLKHMIVSKGGKNIYPGPIEEQFKTEPLIEQLMVIGEGREFLTALVVPSHEVLRLFAAEQGITAEKPSALLDDARVQKHFSQLFRAYSKESASHEKIRDFRLLSEAFSVENGLMTPTLKLRRRAIEAAHADAIDEMYAAVV from the coding sequence ATGCCTGCGCTCGTCGACTTTTCTACCCTGTCCCAGCTGTTTCGCCGCACCTCCGATCACTATGCGGACTCAGGCCGTGCCGCGCTGACGTACAAAGACAAGCGCACGAAGGAGTGGACCGACCTGACATGGGACGAGGTACGCGACCAGGCAGAAGCGTTCGCAGGCTATCTGCACAGCCAGGGCATTCGCCCCGGCGACCGCGTCGCAATTCTCTCGGAGAATCGCCCCGAGTGGGCCTTCACGGACCTTGGTGCGCAACTGCTCGGCGCGGTCAATGTGGCGCTCTACACAACGCAGCCAGCCTCGCAGGTGAGCTACATCGTGCAGGACTCGGGCGCCACCGTGCTCGTCGTCTCGACGGGCGTACAGGTGCGCAAAGCCGAGGCCATTCTGGACGAGTGCCCGGCGCTAAAGCGTGTACTCGTCATGGCCGAGATGCGCAAGGACTATCCCGAAGCGTTCGTCGCCTGGGACGATGCGATGGCCGAGGGGGCTGCCTACGCTGACGAGCACGCCGAGACCCTCGCAGCCTTCTCAGACGCCGTACAACCCGACGACCTCGCCGCGCTCATCTACACCTCCGGCACGACGGGCCACCCGAAGGGCGTCATGCTCACACACCGCAACTTCGTGAGCAACGTGCAGGCCGCCCTCCAGCGCTTTCCTATCACGCCCGACGACACACACCTCAGCTTCCTCCCGCTCAGCCACGCCTTCGAGCGCACCGCGGGCTACTACCTCATGCTGGCCGCAGGCGGACGCATCGCCTACGCGGAGAGCATCGACACCGTCTCGAAGAACCTGCCGGAGGTCAGCCCGACGGTCTTCGTCTCAGTGCCGCGCCTCTTCGAGCGGGTGTACAACCTCATCCAGAAGTCGCTCCAGGAAGGCCCCGCCGTGAAGCGCCGCCTCTTCGACTGGGCCGTGGAGACGGGCCAGAAGGTGGCGCAGAAACAGATGATCGGCAAGGAGCCCGGGCCGCTCCTCGCCGCGCAACACGCGGTGGCACACAAGCTGGTGTTCTCCAACCTCCACGAGAAGCTCGGCGGGCAGCTCCGCTTCGCCGTCTCGGGCGGGGCCGCGCTACCGAAGAAGATCGGCGAGTTTTTCCAGGCCGCGGGCGTGCCGCTCGTAGAAGGCTACGGCCTCACGGAGACGGCCCCCGTGCTCTCCGCGTCGCCGCTCGACCGCCCCGCCTATGGCACCGTCGGCCACGTCTTCCCAGGCGTGACGGTCGGCATCCGCAGCGTGGCGTCGGGCCAGCTCATCGCGCAGGTCTCCGGCGAGGACTACCCCACCACGCTCAACAGCGGCGAGGGCGAAATCGTGGCGCGCGGGCCGAACCTGATGCGCGGCTACTGGCAGAACGACGCTGCCACCGCCGACGTGATCGACGACGAAGGCTGGTTCCACACGGGCGACATCGGGCGCTTCGAGAACGGCAACCTCCGCATCACCGACCGCCTGAAGCACATGATCGTGTCGAAGGGCGGCAAGAACATCTATCCTGGCCCCATCGAGGAGCAGTTCAAGACGGAGCCGCTCATCGAGCAGCTGATGGTGATCGGCGAGGGCCGCGAGTTCCTGACGGCGCTGGTCGTCCCGAGCCACGAAGTACTCCGCCTGTTCGCCGCCGAGCAAGGCATCACGGCTGAGAAGCCATCGGCGCTTCTGGACGACGCGCGCGTTCAGAAGCACTTCTCACAGCTGTTCCGCGCCTACTCGAAGGAGTCCGCCTCCCACGAGAAAATCCGCGACTTCCGCCTGCTCTCGGAGGCCTTCAGCGTCGAGAACGGCCTGATGACGCCCACGCTCAAGCTCCGCCGCCGAGCCATCGAAGCCGCCCACGCCGACGCCATCGACGAGATGTACGCCGCGGTGGTTTGA
- a CDS encoding YqgE/AlgH family protein yields the protein MATTIPLLKPGTILIAEPALRDSNFRRTVILLCEHSTDGSFGLILNRPTGHHLSDVLNMPLGFDAELYQGGPVQLDTLHFLHPYGRAIHGALPIIDGIWWGGDFDDAVAQIQSARLDPNGLRFFAGYAGWAPDQLDEEVTQDGWVVRPGHPRFVYDSDTQLWRELVVALGGEYRLLANFPDDPSLN from the coding sequence ATGGCCACGACGATACCCCTGCTCAAACCAGGCACGATTCTCATAGCGGAACCAGCGCTCCGAGACTCCAACTTTCGACGCACCGTGATACTACTCTGCGAGCATTCCACGGACGGTAGCTTCGGCCTGATTCTGAACCGACCGACCGGCCACCACCTCTCTGACGTGCTGAACATGCCGCTCGGGTTCGATGCCGAGTTGTACCAGGGCGGCCCCGTCCAACTCGACACGCTCCACTTTCTGCATCCCTACGGCCGAGCCATCCACGGCGCGCTGCCCATCATTGATGGCATATGGTGGGGCGGCGACTTCGACGACGCTGTTGCGCAGATTCAGTCTGCTCGTTTGGACCCAAATGGGCTTCGGTTCTTTGCGGGCTATGCTGGGTGGGCGCCCGACCAACTCGACGAGGAGGTCACCCAGGACGGCTGGGTCGTTCGCCCCGGCCATCCGCGCTTCGTATACGACAGCGACACCCAGCTCTGGCGCGAACTTGTGGTGGCACTGGGCGGGGAGTACCGCCTCCTGGCCAATTTCCCGGACGATCCCTCGCTCAACTGA
- the clpP gene encoding ATP-dependent Clp endopeptidase proteolytic subunit ClpP, protein MTQDRSTQDFIKFARGIKASLLPDGSYSSNTWEQTINGVNAGLVPVVVERSARGERSFDIFSRLLRDRIVLLGTPVNDQIANIKVAELLFLTSEDPDKDINFYINSPGGSVYAGMAIYDTMQYVRPNVATICVGLAASMGSFLLTAGHPGKRSSLPNSRIMIHQPSSGAQGQASDIEIAAKEILWIKQHLNGLLAHHTGQPIEVIERDTDRDNFMSPQEAKDYGMIDIVLEAATGAPQKSEGSDL, encoded by the coding sequence ATGACTCAGGACCGCTCCACTCAGGACTTCATCAAGTTTGCCCGCGGCATCAAGGCCTCGCTGCTGCCCGACGGCTCCTACAGTTCCAACACCTGGGAGCAGACCATCAACGGCGTTAACGCGGGCCTCGTCCCCGTCGTCGTGGAACGCTCGGCACGCGGCGAGCGGTCGTTCGACATCTTTAGCCGCCTGCTGCGCGACCGCATCGTGCTCCTCGGCACGCCCGTCAACGACCAGATCGCCAACATCAAGGTCGCCGAGCTGCTGTTCCTCACCTCCGAGGACCCGGACAAGGACATCAACTTCTACATCAACTCGCCGGGCGGCAGCGTCTATGCAGGCATGGCGATCTACGACACGATGCAGTATGTCAGGCCCAACGTGGCGACGATCTGCGTCGGGCTCGCGGCCTCGATGGGGAGCTTCCTCTTGACGGCGGGCCACCCGGGCAAGCGCTCGTCGTTGCCCAACAGCCGCATCATGATCCACCAGCCGTCCAGCGGTGCTCAGGGCCAGGCCTCCGACATCGAGATCGCGGCGAAAGAGATCCTCTGGATCAAGCAGCACCTCAACGGCCTGCTCGCTCACCATACCGGCCAGCCCATCGAGGTAATCGAGCGCGACACCGACCGCGACAACTTCATGAGCCCGCAGGAAGCGAAGGATTACGGCATGATCGACATCGTGCTCGAAGCCGCCACGGGGGCTCCGCAAAAATCCGAGGGCAGCGACTTGTAA
- the prfA gene encoding peptide chain release factor 1 has product MLNPNTLADLKARFAEVNRLMAQPEVATDPKQLAELGRELSDLREIVAAIDTYEGLQQEQTDLAEMAQGDGELAEMAAMELEEVEAKLPEAEETLRQLLIPKDPADAKDAIVEIRAGTGGDEAALFAGDLYRVYEKYAENHGWRIELMDATAGTQGGYKELIFTVRGTQAFGLLKFESGVHRVQRVPATESQGRIHTSAATVAVLPEAEDVDIEIHNNDLRIDVYRSSGPGGQSVNTTDSAVRITHIPTGLVVSIQDEKSQHKNKDKALRVLRSRLYQMEREKAEAERAAARKEMVGSGDRSAKIRTYNWPQGRVTDHRLEGGNKNHALQNILGGNLDPIVEALRLEEQAERMREQAEG; this is encoded by the coding sequence ATGCTTAACCCTAATACCCTCGCCGATCTGAAGGCGCGCTTTGCTGAGGTAAACCGCTTGATGGCCCAGCCCGAGGTTGCCACTGATCCCAAGCAACTCGCCGAGCTCGGGCGCGAACTGTCCGACCTGCGTGAGATCGTCGCGGCGATCGATACCTACGAAGGTTTGCAGCAGGAACAGACCGACCTCGCTGAAATGGCACAGGGCGACGGCGAGCTTGCCGAGATGGCTGCGATGGAACTGGAGGAAGTCGAAGCAAAGCTGCCCGAGGCCGAAGAGACGCTCCGCCAGCTGCTAATTCCCAAAGACCCTGCCGACGCCAAGGACGCTATCGTTGAGATTCGCGCGGGGACCGGCGGCGACGAAGCCGCCCTGTTTGCCGGGGATCTGTACCGGGTCTACGAGAAGTACGCCGAAAACCACGGCTGGCGCATCGAACTCATGGACGCCACGGCGGGGACGCAAGGGGGCTACAAAGAGCTCATCTTCACCGTCCGAGGCACCCAGGCTTTCGGACTGCTCAAGTTCGAGAGCGGGGTGCATCGCGTGCAGCGCGTGCCCGCGACAGAGAGCCAGGGCCGCATCCACACCTCAGCGGCCACTGTGGCCGTATTGCCTGAGGCTGAGGACGTAGACATCGAGATCCATAACAACGACCTCCGCATCGACGTCTACCGTTCGTCGGGACCGGGCGGGCAAAGCGTCAACACGACCGACTCCGCCGTCCGCATCACGCACATCCCGACGGGGCTTGTCGTGAGCATCCAGGACGAAAAGAGCCAGCATAAAAACAAGGACAAGGCGCTCCGGGTGCTACGTAGCCGGCTCTACCAGATGGAGCGCGAGAAGGCCGAGGCTGAGCGCGCTGCCGCCCGCAAGGAGATGGTCGGCTCTGGCGATCGTTCCGCCAAAATCCGCACCTATAACTGGCCGCAGGGCCGCGTGACCGACCACCGCCTCGAAGGCGGCAACAAGAACCACGCGCTCCAGAACATTCTTGGCGGCAACCTCGACCCGATCGTCGAGGCGCTGCGGTTGGAGGAACAAGCTGAGCGGATGCGCGAGCAAGCGGAGGGCTAG
- a CDS encoding response regulator transcription factor produces MTSVDRVSRDEDRTGQRLRVLLADDSREVRRALVETLQAVSAVEVVAQAETATTAYRFAHDLRPDVIVLDINMPDRSGIWVLRQLRSEAVDSTVFMLSNHGSEFYRRKCLDAGADGFYDKHSEIRSLIDRLGDLAARRNRAA; encoded by the coding sequence ATGACCTCCGTAGACCGAGTCAGCCGAGACGAAGATCGCACGGGTCAACGCCTTCGGGTTCTGCTTGCGGACGACTCCCGCGAGGTGCGTCGGGCTCTCGTCGAGACTCTTCAAGCGGTGTCTGCCGTCGAGGTAGTCGCCCAAGCGGAGACGGCGACAACGGCCTATCGCTTCGCACACGATCTGCGGCCCGACGTGATCGTGCTCGACATCAACATGCCGGACCGAAGCGGAATTTGGGTGCTCCGACAGCTCCGCAGCGAGGCCGTAGACAGCACCGTGTTCATGCTATCCAACCACGGCAGCGAGTTCTACCGTCGCAAGTGCCTTGATGCTGGCGCAGACGGGTTCTACGACAAGCATAGCGAGATCCGCTCGCTCATCGACCGGCTCGGCGATCTCGCTGCGCGCCGAAATCGAGCGGCGTGA